From a region of the Labrus mixtus chromosome 5, fLabMix1.1, whole genome shotgun sequence genome:
- the selenop gene encoding selenoprotein Pa isoform X1 gives MWACLSLLLTLCLLHGGGAESEGGGRKCQLPPPWQIGDVEPMKGTMGRVSVVALFQASULFCLVQASRLERLRQKLDLQGLKDVVYIVINDQGAQAQRLHPMLAKKLSENITLYQQDEQQPNVWQTLSGTKDDFLIYDRCGRLTHHISLPNTIIGLGHVETAIRDSYCKPLCGNCTFMSTEPPEECTADVQPDADAPPEEDTDHHHDHGHGAHHGHGHQRENHGSHPHGSGHGGDNNHGQHHGSHGGHGGGNNHGQHHGGDGALGHDRDHHQGRGHDNSHGHGQQGDNHPRGFGHGHHDHDHHHGDHGGDHQGARQQGQERDVGVPHQLNLEQLAMQMQQMQQMP, from the exons ATGTGGGCTTGTCTCAGCCTGCTCCTCACTCTCTGCCTGCTCCATGGGGGCGGAGCAGAGAGTGAAGGGGGCGGGCGAAAATGTCAGCTGCCACCACCTTGGCAGATAGGGGATGTGGAGCCGATGAAGGGAACCATGGGCCGGGTGTCAGTGGTGGCCCTTTTCCAGGCCAGCTGATTGTTCTGCTTGGTGCAGGCTTCCAG ACTGGAACGCCTGCGCCAAAAGCTTGATCTTCAGGGTCTGAAAGATGTGGTCTACATTGTCATCAACGACCAGGGGGCGCAAGCACAGCGCCTGCACCCAATGCTGGCAAAGAAACTGTCAGAGAACATCACACTCTACCAGCAGGACGAACAGCAGCCTAATGTCTGGCAGACACTGAGTGGAACGAAGGATGACTTTCTCATTTATGACAG GTGTGGACGTCTCACCCACCACATTTCACTTCCAAATACCATCATTGGACTTGGGCATGTGGAAACTGCCATAAGAGATTCCTACTGCAAACCCCTCTGTGGGAACTGCACCTTTATG AGCACTGAGCCACCTGAGGAATGCACAGCAGATGTGCAGCCTGATGCAGACGCCCCCCCAGAGGAAGACACTGATCACCATCATGATCACGGGCATGGGGCTCACCATGGTCATGGCCACCAAAGGGAAAACCATGGTTCTCACCCACATGGCTCCGGTCATGGCGGTGATAACAACCACGGTCAGCACCACGGAAGCCACGGAGGTCACGGTGGTGGTAACAACCATGGTCAGCATCATGGAGGTGATGGTGCCTTAGGCCATGATCGTGATCACCACCAGGGACGTGGTCATGATAACAGTCATGGTCATGGCCAACAGGGGGACAATCACCCCCGTGGCTTTGGTCACGGGCATCATGATCACGATCATCATCATGGTGATCATGGTGGTGACCATCAGGGTGCTAGACAGCAGGGGCAGGAGCGAGATGTAGGAGTACCACATCAATTGAACTTAGAGCAGCTGGCAATGCAAATGCAGCAGATGCAACAGATGCCCTGA
- the selenop gene encoding selenoprotein Pa isoform X2, producing MAPAVRLAELEEDMQIIHKRFFLQFFCHVNRFLIFYFPHVIRLERLRQKLDLQGLKDVVYIVINDQGAQAQRLHPMLAKKLSENITLYQQDEQQPNVWQTLSGTKDDFLIYDRCGRLTHHISLPNTIIGLGHVETAIRDSYCKPLCGNCTFMSTEPPEECTADVQPDADAPPEEDTDHHHDHGHGAHHGHGHQRENHGSHPHGSGHGGDNNHGQHHGSHGGHGGGNNHGQHHGGDGALGHDRDHHQGRGHDNSHGHGQQGDNHPRGFGHGHHDHDHHHGDHGGDHQGARQQGQERDVGVPHQLNLEQLAMQMQQMQQMP from the exons ATGGCCCCAGCTGTAAGGCTTGCCGAGTTGGAAGAGG ACATGCAGATTATCCACAAAAGGTTTTTCTTACAGTTTTTTTGTCacgtaaacagatttttaatcttttactttCCTCACGTGATCAGACTGGAACGCCTGCGCCAAAAGCTTGATCTTCAGGGTCTGAAAGATGTGGTCTACATTGTCATCAACGACCAGGGGGCGCAAGCACAGCGCCTGCACCCAATGCTGGCAAAGAAACTGTCAGAGAACATCACACTCTACCAGCAGGACGAACAGCAGCCTAATGTCTGGCAGACACTGAGTGGAACGAAGGATGACTTTCTCATTTATGACAG GTGTGGACGTCTCACCCACCACATTTCACTTCCAAATACCATCATTGGACTTGGGCATGTGGAAACTGCCATAAGAGATTCCTACTGCAAACCCCTCTGTGGGAACTGCACCTTTATG AGCACTGAGCCACCTGAGGAATGCACAGCAGATGTGCAGCCTGATGCAGACGCCCCCCCAGAGGAAGACACTGATCACCATCATGATCACGGGCATGGGGCTCACCATGGTCATGGCCACCAAAGGGAAAACCATGGTTCTCACCCACATGGCTCCGGTCATGGCGGTGATAACAACCACGGTCAGCACCACGGAAGCCACGGAGGTCACGGTGGTGGTAACAACCATGGTCAGCATCATGGAGGTGATGGTGCCTTAGGCCATGATCGTGATCACCACCAGGGACGTGGTCATGATAACAGTCATGGTCATGGCCAACAGGGGGACAATCACCCCCGTGGCTTTGGTCACGGGCATCATGATCACGATCATCATCATGGTGATCATGGTGGTGACCATCAGGGTGCTAGACAGCAGGGGCAGGAGCGAGATGTAGGAGTACCACATCAATTGAACTTAGAGCAGCTGGCAATGCAAATGCAGCAGATGCAACAGATGCCCTGA